A window of Procambarus clarkii isolate CNS0578487 chromosome 9, FALCON_Pclarkii_2.0, whole genome shotgun sequence contains these coding sequences:
- the LOC138362907 gene encoding splicing factor 3A subunit 2-like — MLHPIGDTLHPPVDSLHLLADKQYPPADTLYTPADTLHPPADTLHPPADTLHLPEHTQNPPADTLYTPADTLHPPADTLHPPADTQHLPAEMLHSPEDTLHSPADSLHLPADTLHPPAGTLHLQADTRYTC, encoded by the coding sequence ATGCTACATCCGAtaggagacacgctacacccgccagtagACTCGCTACACCTGCTAGCAGACAAGCaatacccgccagcagacacgctatacacgccagcagacacgctacacccgccagcagacacgctacacccgccagcagacacgctacacctgccagaaCACACGCaaaacccgccagcagacacgctgtaCACGccggcagacacgctacacccgccagcagacacgttacacccgccagcagacacgcaacACCTGCCAGCAGAAATGCTACATTCGCCAGaagacacgctacactcgccagcagacTCGCTACatctgccagcagacacgctacacccgccagcaggcaCCCTACACCTGCAAGCAGACACGCGCTACACCTGCTAG